Below is a genomic region from Terriglobales bacterium.
ATGGCTCCCAGTTCCATGTCCAGGAATATGTATGCTGCGGTAACAAAATGGGTGGTGAATTTCCCACAGAGGGCCTGATTCAAGCCTGCGAGTACGCGCGCTGGTTGGGAGGCGTGCGCAAATTGGGCGGCGAGGGCCATCTGAAGCATCGATGCGATTAAAGCAGCGGGCAGGCCGTGCCCCGTAGCGTCTGCGATCAGAATCCCTACATGTTTTTCGTCTACGACAAGGAAGTCGTAGAAGTCACCTGCCACTGAACCCATCGGAACAAAGCGGGCAGCGATTTCAAGACCCATGATTTTCGGAGTTGCATGCGGCAGAATCGCAAGTTGAATCTTACGCGCCATTTCCAACTCACTATTTATCGCAATCAGCTGTCGAGACAGTTGTTCGCGCGCTTCTCGAAGCACAAGGTGGGTATGCACCCGGGCTTTCACAACCGCCGCCAAAAAAGGTTTGTGGATATAGTCTACAGCTCCCATATCGAAGCCTTTCGTCTCGTCGTCGGCTTCGGTCTTGCC
It encodes:
- a CDS encoding response regulator encodes the protein MASVGEKKTVLVVDDAPANLQIVNSILKDDYKIRVATSAAKALVLVKVKPLPDLILLDVVMPEMDGYEVCGILKASSETRDIPVIFLTGKTEADDETKGFDMGAVDYIHKPFLAAVVKARVHTHLVLREAREQLSRQLIAINSELEMARKIQLAILPHATPKIMGLEIAARFVPMGSVAGDFYDFLVVDEKHVGILIADATGHGLPAALIASMLQMALAAQFAHASQPARVLAGLNQALCGKFTTHFVTAAYIFLDMELGA